Proteins encoded by one window of Paroedura picta isolate Pp20150507F chromosome 11, Ppicta_v3.0, whole genome shotgun sequence:
- the LOC143820666 gene encoding serine/threonine/tyrosine-interacting-like protein 1 gives MTAKSFPSRKMPGVDLCEPVQLYNILNQSTKLSRLAERNYLCLFDARTKREYDESHLITAVRIKQDASGSYVVPPSVDLAFIRHCVVYDGSTNLLDVTSEMDATVQEVDEEKNTKPGSALRCARVLQRYTRFPVLILRGGYERFTASYHFLRTQKIFWMPRELEDFLPYPVEIVPGQLYMGNYIQACHQQIHKDLKIQAHVNVSEEVDTFFPNDGDKVFHIPVPDSPEAEMSAFFSEMCHFIDSHMRQSPVLVFSTLGISRCSTAVLAYLIHSCRLYLKNAWSYLQKCKSNIRPNRGFVRQLSEWETRVYLATVTNISEPGY, from the coding sequence ATGACTGCGAAATCCTTCCCGTCACGCAAGATGCCAGGGGTGGACCTGTGTGAGCCCGTCCAGCTGTACAACATCTTGAACCAGTCCACGAAGCTATCCAGATTGGCAGAGCGAAACTACTTATGTTTGTTCGACGCTCGAACCAAGAGGGAGTACGACGAAAGCCATCTGATCACTGCCGTGCGAATTAAGCAGGACGCTTCTGGCTCGTATGTTGTCCCTCCTTCGGTGGACCTCGCCTTCATCAGACACTGTGTAGTGTATGATGGCTCAACCAACCTCTTGGATGTCACCAGTGAGATGGATGCTACTGTTCAGGAAGTGGATGAAGAAAAAAATACCAAGCCTGGATCCGCCTTACGCTGCGCCAGAGTGCTACAGCGATACACTCGCTTTCCTGTCCTGATCCTGAGGGGGGGGTATGAGCGCTTCACTGCCTCTTACCATTTCCTCCGGACCCAGAAGATTTTCTGGATGCCTCGGGAACTGGAGGACTTTCTGCCCTATCCTGTAGAGATAGTGCCGGGCCAACTGTATATGGGAAATTACATCCAGGCCTGCCACCAACAGATTCACAAGGATCTGAAGATTCAAGCCCATGTAAACGTCTCCGAGGAGGTGGACACGTTCTTTCCCAACGACGGTGACAAAGTCTTTCACATTCCAGTCCCCGATTCTCCAGAGGCAGAGATGTCGGCCTTCTTCAGCGAGATGTGCCACTTTATTGATAGCCACATGCGTCAATCTCCAGTTTTGGTTTTTTCTACCTTGGGCATTAGTAGATGCAGTACAGCAGTCTTGGCCTATCTGATACACTCCTGCAGGCTCTACTTAAAGAATGCATGGAGCTACCTCCAGAAGTGCAAAAGCAACATCCGGCCCAATCGGGGGTTTGTGCGACAGCTGTCTGAATGGGAGACCCGAGTCTACCTGGCCACAGTCACCAATATCTCTGAACCGGGTTATTGA